A region of the Arachis hypogaea cultivar Tifrunner chromosome 15, arahy.Tifrunner.gnm2.J5K5, whole genome shotgun sequence genome:
AGAATTTTAAGAAATTCTCCCAGAGATGAGGAACTTTTTATTTGGACCTCCGATATTAAAAACAAGGGTAATTTAGGATTTTGGTATCCTCTAATAGTCTatcatgttaaaaaaaattcttattaatACATATCGTAATAATATAttgtaaaaatatcataaaagaatatttgattaaacttttttataaaaacaatattttatattttttaatacattaaatacattaaaaaattttcaaaaaaatattattacacgTTTTAACTAAAtcctaacaaacaaacaaaatgtaACAATAGGCTTTACTAAATTTCCGGACCAAATTCTTGGAGTTGGAACTTGGAATTACCACATTTTTAATTAACTATCATCATTCAAACCAAATTAACAACTACGAGTAACCTCTAGAGAAACAGTTTTTAAGTAATATGAACATTCTAAGTTTTCGTGAAGTAAACTCTACAGAAACAATTTTTATCGTTGACATATTCCACTTTAACATGTCCATAAAAGAATAGAAACAATCAAGTTTCAATGATACAAGCACTTGGATGAACCTTGCTAAAACAATTTCCGCCATGAAGAATTGCGTTTGGACCTAACTCTTCTTGTAGGCGCACACTGGCTTCTGTGATCACCCATTCTGGATCTGATCTTCCGGTATTCCCTTGATCTTAATACTGCCTCCAAGATGTTTATATCTTCTTGAATTTCATGTCTAGAAAGAGATGCAAGGCCAGGAAGTATCTCCTTCTGGAAATCCTTGAATCTCCTTCCCGGTTTTAATCTAAGACTAAAACCATTTGTCTTTGCTCTGTCCACTTCATATGGCTTTGATGATGCGGAAGAGCAGTCATCATCATTGCATTCTTCAAGCTCTAAAGCAATTTGTTCATAAGAATCAGTACACTGTACCTTAACAATCTCCTCCTTGTCAACCTTAATGCATTCTGTTTTGGATGCACATAGACGCTTCAGGAAGTTCTACTACCATCTCATCAGTGCCTAAATTCTGGCCAGGAGCATTGAGATTTGTTTCTCCCAAATTGTCTATCCTTCAAGCTGTCAGAACGATTCACAAAAAGCATTGCTATCTACATATTTTTCTTCTCCATGACTTTGACAAGCACAAGAAATTTCATTATCTTTGGTATTCTCACAGTTTACCAATATAGTATCTGTAAAATCAGAATAGAAAAATGACCAACAAATGGCTTCCAAGTGGATCCAGTATCCTTGTTCTCCAAGTCACTTGTGCAATAGCAAAGATCTTTATGTGGGTCTACGTTAGTCCTGGAAACACACTTACTACTAAATAGGCCTGCTTCACCTACATTCTTTCCATTAAATTTGGGATTAGTAACCTCTCCAACACTTTTGGAATTAACCACAACAGAATTTACAGTATCATCCCACTGAAGGGGTTTGGAAGCATCACTTAGTGACTTGCTGTTTTGCTTCTTCTGTGTGGAACCCTGGGGAAATGTCAAAGTATATGCCAAAAATATGTAATGATCTAGCTGTGGAGTGGCAGGTCTCTAAATTATCACTTGAGTTACTTGCTGAGTCATCCAATTGAACTTCGTTGAGATCAAACTTGGGTGCATTACTACAAAATACTATAAAAGTAACATGCTGCCaaaaatgataatgataataaagaaaagaaagaatgaagaccATTGGAGTGGAAGACATTCTTGCATCCTCAATCAACCTCATTGATGTTTCGGGTCTGATTGGATTGGAGGACAAAAATAACCAAGTTAATTGAGTGCATGCTTGCTCCAAACCAATATCTTCCATCAGCATCTTCTGCATCCTATACAGTCTAGTTCCTGGACCTGGAGTACAAGAAACAAAAACAGGGCTGGTGACTATAATTCCATCCTTTGACCTCCGTTTAAAATATCAATCATGCTAAGTGTACACCAAAAATCAACCACCTATACAGAATATAGGTTggaatacaaaatacatattaaaaattagttaaacaaTACATGCGTTGTTGTGCACTAGGTTGTTATTTGTAGCAATTACAAACTTCCAAAAGGAATAGTAAGAAACGAGAGAGGATTACACAAGAACAAGAGCAAATTAAAGAATAGAGATGATAATCGGAATCTTCACTTTGATTGAagtgatgaaaatgaaattaaagttacataaaataaaattgagaccATGCGATATATACAACAACGCAGACGATGAAGCCGTGACTTAACTTCCAAAAGCAGATAGTAAAAGAAAACGGTTATTTACAAAACTAACTGGATCAGCTAATGTGTACACGTGGCTAAATAAGAGTGAGGGCAAAAGGATCAACATGGATTATGCGAAACCGTTAATTACGACTTTAAGCAGTACTCCTATAGTACTAAGTTACCATCAAATTAAGCGTGTATGATAACAGAAGAAACAATTAAGAAAATTGAAAGGGTGTATAAAAACTAAAGAAGCAGTTAGGAATACACGAAGGGAAAATAATACCATTAAGTAAATAGTAGTGAGAGAGCGAGAGTGGAGTTTGCGGTTGCGATTTGGAAGGGTGGGGACGGAGATAGCAACATAGAAATGCAGTGGGCTCTCCTCTGTATCTTCCTCCGCGGCTTCTTCAATTCTCTGCTCTTTCGCAGTTATGAGCTAACTAATATGAATATGATATTAATCTGTCTGTATTTTTGAAACGTTGGGATACCGTCATGGTGTGCTCCAGCCTCCGTGTTAGCTCCTACAGCCTATATTAAGTCGCTTTTAGCCTGTTATacctaatattaaattattaatataattatttaagatCCGCGTTAAAATCAATCaccaaataattattaatataaaatatatattaaaatataaaatatataaattaatacttAATTTAATTATTGAAGTTTTTAGCTTTAAAATTTCAGTTGGCTTAGATTGGTTTTAAATTTACAATggtaatttgtattaatttttaagataatttttattaaagaCGTGTTGATTTAGTATGTTAATTTGCAGTGATTTTGATTGTTCGCCTAGATTCTATGTGATCGagattaaatttcaaatttcacaaATTGAACTTATTATTATTGTCTTTGTGCATATATTAGGGAGCTAATTAAACTTCTAAATGCTCAAGTAGATATCAGTCACATAAAACTTAAGTGAAGAGTCTAAATCGTGACAAATTAACGTGCAAAGTTAGTACGATATTAACAGAGCTAAGTAACTAACGTGAGTTACTAGGCAAAGGATTCGATGGTCCTataacgtttggaccattaaatgatcccataacaaaacatgtttttgaAGTTTTTCAATAACTGCTAAATAATtcatttctaattttaattataaattaaccacatatattttatttaggtAATTTCTTCCAAACCCATGGCAATTTTGTGGGTAAGTTACCCTTGCATATGTGTCATCATCTCAGCCAttgatcaaaaaaattttcaacctttCAATTAATGCATTCATTGGTTATAGCAAAAGCCTTTAATGAACATATACCATAACATATACTACATTAATTATTGTATATACATACTATATAGTGTATTGGGGaatatttgtaattataatttataatctctaacttgtttttcattttaaaaaataccctCCATCTCTTCCTGAAATTCAACATGCATGTCTCAGAACTTGGAAAACACATAGAACCCACTACCCATTGGTATTTTCGCCTACGTTGTATACCCACTACCCAACCCTGAAATTTGTTATCCTAGAACCCACTACCCAACCCTGTTTGGTTTTTTCGCCTTCGTTCTATACCCAACGTACATTTAGCAAGAATGATCTCCTTCGATTGAAAGGTTCCGGAACTGGTGCTCTGGTTCCGTCGGCTAGGCATCGACGTCAACTGAGGAGAGGGCGAATGCTAAAATGATGTGGCTCCGGTAGAGAAATTTGTAGTTGAACTTCTGCTTGATCGGAAACTGTGGCTGCTGAAAGCTGGTTTACCAACATTCATTTTTCGGCTGCCTTCGAATTAGGGGCGTACTGATTAGGTAAGGTCACCTCCCTCTGAGAGTGCATTTTTTATCCGTTCAAGCTCAACCTTTGGTTGTCATCAAGGTATGTCCAATTAAGTTTTTTTGTTAATCCAGATTAGTTTAATTTGGATGATAGTTCATGCCTTTTCAACGGTTCTCTGTTTAGGGCGTTGTGTTGCTATTCTGGAATTTGGAAATTAAGTAACATTGTCCAGTTCTATGCTGTGGCTAGGTTtgggaaattgaaattaaaacctTATACTGGGGTCGAAAACAATTTGGTTAGTTTAATTGGTTTTGGTTCATTTAAGTTTACATGCAGCTTAGTTTAACTTCCCGTAGTTGCTGCCATTGGCTCTGTTTGTTGACATTTTTGGGTAAAATTATGGCAGGGGTTAAAATATGTCCATAAACGAGGATGATGCGAAGAATGATTCTGATAATGATTTGGGTGATGATTTCGATTATCAACCGAATGCAGAAGATGACGCTGAAGACGAGGATGTGGATTCACTGGATTCTACTAGCAAGAGTGAAGAAGTTTGTGGTGTAAAAAGAATAGCAGATTTAATGGTGGAGGATATTTGGAACTGGAGTTTAGGACAGAGGATGAGACCTGCCAATTTTATAACGCTTATTCTTGTTGGCATGGATTTGTAATGAGGAAGGACGACGTCGTTAGGGATAACCAAGGTAGAATCATTAGTAGGCAACTTGTTTGCAACAAAGAGGGCTGGAGGAATATGAGGTATCTTGATCTGGATGATAGATCAAGGGAGGCAAGGTCACTAACGCGAACCAAGTGTCCAGCTCGGCTTAGGGTAAAGCTTGACTATGGCTGCGGTAGATGGAAGGTATCATGTTTTGTGGAATCTCACAACCACGATTTGACGCCACCCCAATTTGCGCATCTGGTTCCGGCCAATCGTCGTCTCACTGTCACTGATAAGGTCCAAGTggaaaatcttcataattttggtGTCAAGACCTGCCATATTATGGGGTATATTGCATTCCAGAAGGGTGGATATCGTCATGCTGGCTTCACACGCAAAGATTTGTACAACCACATTGATCGTTATCGTCGGTCAAAGGTTAAAAACGGGGATGCCAATGCGGCAATAAACTATTTGATTGGCAAGTCAAACAACGATCCGTTGTTCTTTGGAAAGTATACGTTCACTAGTGACGAAAGGCTCGAGCATATTTTTTGGGCAGATGGGCAGTCAATTATCGACTATCACTGCTTTGGAGATATTGTTGCCTTTGATTCAACCTACAAGAATAATAAATACAACAAGCCTTTGGTAATTTTCTCCGGATGCAATCATCACGGGCAGACTGTTATCTTCGGCTCCGGCCTATTATCCGACGAAACCACAGAGACGTATAAGTGGTTGTTGGAAACCTTTGTTGAAGCGATGGCTGGGAAAAGTCCTAAAGCAGTAATAACTGACGGAGACCTTACCATGCGAGATGCAATCAAGAATGTTCTTCCTGATGCGACCCATCGGTTATGCAGATGGCATCTGCAGAGAAATGCATGCGAAAATATAAAGAATCCTAATTTCCTGCGCGATTTTAAGGATCTTATATACGACAACTACGACCACAGAGACTTTGATTGGAGATGGGCAGCCATTTTGGATAAGCACAACCTTGTTGGGAGTACCTGGATGGAAAAGACGTACGAAACTCATTCGATGTGGTCTCATTGTTTCCTCCGGGATAAGTTTTTCGGTTACATAAGGACGACATCACAATGCAAAGGTATAAATTCTCTCATCAGATTTTATGTTAATCGCAAGAACACCCTCATTGACTTCATGCATAACCTGGATAGGGCCTTAAAGGAGTATAGAAACAACGAATTAATCGCTGACTTTAAGTCTCAGTGCTCAGAACCAGTGATGATTACCTCGTTGGAGGTATATAAAAGATCTGTATCATGTTATTTCACTCGAAATATTTTTAAGGAAATTTGTAATGAGATTCAGAGGGCAAGGGCTTTGAATATCAAGGTACTAAGCACAACATTGGACAAGGTCGAGTTCAGTGTGACTGCTTTCGGAGACCCGGCCAAAGATCGATGGGTGGAAGTCGATAGAGGTAAGAATCTGTTCTCGTGCTCGTGCAAGCTGTTTGAATCACGTGGTATTCCCTGTAGTCATGTCTTCTGTGCCATGAAGTTCGAAAACATACTTGAGTTTCCAGATTCGTTGATCTACAAAAGGTGGACAAAGAATGCAAAGAACGAATTTATTAGCACACAAATGCCTGTGAATGATGACGTCGAAAGGGTCTTAAAGTTTCGAGTTGGTGCATTGGCATCGAATTGCAACAAGCTGTGTGATATTGCTTGCAAGGATGTTGCATACTTTGATGAAGTCCAATCTGAACTTGTCAACTTAATTATCCGCCTGCAGTCACGCAAACAAGGCAACTCAACGCCTAATGTTAACGTAGAAGGAATCAACGATCCCTTTGTTGTGAAAAGCAAATGAGCCCCTTCCAAGAGGTCTTCTTGGAGGAAGAAGAGAGCATGCTCTAATTGCCACAAGTACGGTCATTACTACAAGCGCTGTCCAGAACTGATGCAGCATAGTGTGGAAGGTAACCCCCGCGATCGATCAGACGACAATGCATCAGCCAGGGACTCAGGTTTTAGTCCAGAAAGGTTTGCTAATTCTTCGAGGCCGTTCTCAGTTAAGTCCGAAAACCACTCAGGACCTAAGACCAAGGTACAATTTGTTTATTCTAACTACGCTAATGCTGTGAAAATCTTCTTTGGTAGGGTGTCCCTTTAAAAACCATTAAACTATGTGAATGTTCCTATGTTTGCGCAGCCTTTTAAAAAGGCTGAAACAAGGAAGTTTACGGTGACGGGTATGAGGAACCGGAAGGGTAAAGACAACACTTTTGTTGAGGTAATTTTTGTGAATGTAAACCTCTAATTTCTGTGATATGAACTGGGTAAAATAATGAAGATCTCcttcttcttgtttaaaaaaaaaattataatacagCGGAACCTCAATGAAAGCAGTGAATCCATTGACATCGCATCCATGAATggatttttcaacaaaaatctCTATTCGTTAACACAGGTGCGATGTGTAAAACTCCTGTTAACCACTTTGCGATGAATGACCGTTATGCTTTTATGCATGATTATGGTTTCTTATTGGGGATTATGATGTCATAACCAGGTG
Encoded here:
- the LOC112747969 gene encoding protein FAR1-RELATED SEQUENCE 5-like — encoded protein: MRKDDVVRDNQGRIISRQLVCNKEGWRNMRYLDLDDRSREARSLTRTKCPARLRVKLDYGCGRWKVSCFVESHNHDLTPPQFAHLVPANRRLTVTDKVQVENLHNFGVKTCHIMGYIAFQKGGYRHAGFTRKDLYNHIDRYRRSKVKNGDANAAINYLIGKSNNDPLFFGKYTFTSDERLEHIFWADGQSIIDYHCFGDIVAFDSTYKNNKYNKPLVIFSGCNHHGQTVIFGSGLLSDETTETYKWLLETFVEAMAGKSPKAVITDGDLTMRDAIKNVLPDATHRLCRWHLQRNACENIKNPNFLRDFKDLIYDNYDHRDFDWRWAAILDKHNLVGSTWMEKTYETHSMWSHCFLRDKFFGYIRTTSQCKGINSLIRFYVNRKNTLIDFMHNLDRALKEYRNNELIADFKSQCSEPVMITSLEVYKRSVSCYFTRNIFKEICNEIQRARALNIKVLSTTLDKVEFSVTAFGDPAKDRWVEVDRGKNLFSCSCKLFESRGIPCSHVFCAMKFENILEFPDSLIYKRWTKNAKNEFISTQMPVNDDVERVLKFRVGALASNCNKLCDIACKDVAYFDEVQSELVNLIIRLQSRKQGNSTPNVNVEGINDPFVVKSK